From the Jilunia laotingensis genome, the window TTTTTCTACAAATTCTTCTAAATTCATACTTCTAAAACTTTATATTTAACATAGGTAGGAATATCCCATAAAGAGTAAACTTCTTTATCTGGACACATCCTTTTTACTATTTTTTGTAATGTATCATCTGTCCCTACCTCATAAAAAGAATCGGCTCCATCTTTAATCATATTATTTACAATAGTAGTCCATAACACAGGATGTGTAATATGCTCTATCAAATTTTTTTTTATTTGTTCCGGATTTGTATGAGGCAGGCCATCCACACACTGATATATGGGAATAGTGGGTCTCTTGAAAGTTGTTTTTTCTATAATTCGTCCTAATTCTATACCTGCATTTTTCATAAAGGGTGAGTGAAATGAACCTCCAATGGGCAAAGGAACTGCCTTTTTCGCTCCTTCTTTCATAAAAGCTTTACAAGCTAATCGAATTCCTTTCTTCGTCCCTGTTATTACGACCTGTCCAGGACCATTATAATTAGCAAAATAAATAACCTCACCACTTTCTTCTGATATTTCTTTTACTCTTTTAGCCACATATTCATCCGATAAGCCGATAACAGCTCCCATGCCTGTCTTTATTTCTTCACAAACCTTCTGCGCAATGAGTGCACGGTTCAGAACCAAATTTAGCCCGTCTTCAAAGGTTATACAATTGTTGACAACCAAGGCAGCAAACTCACCCAGTGAGTGACCTGCTACAATATCAGGTCGCATTTCCTTCTGGGTCAGAGCTAATACAACCTCATAAAGGAATACTGCAGGCTGAGTATTTATAGTTTCCATGAGTTCTACCTCATCACCGTCAAACATGACGTCAGTTATACGTCTATTAAAATAAGTATTAGCACGTTCAAAAAACTCCCTTGCGTCAGGAAAGTTCTCATACAATTCACGTCCCATACCCCGCTTTTGACATCCTTGCCCTGGAAAAATAAATGCTTTCATTTTCAATCAAATTTTTTAGCTGGATTTCCTATGTAAAGATGATTATCCAAAGTTTTTCTCATTATTACACTATTAGCTCCAATTGTCGTATTATTTCCAATTATTTTCTGTTGTAAAACAACAGAAGATACTCCAAAAAAATTCAAATCACCAATTATTACCTCACCGGAAATTCTTACTGAAGGCATCATTGAATTAAAAGAACCAATCGTATCATCATGACCTAAATAAGTGCCACAATTAAATATATTAAAATCTCCGATAGTAACATGATTGCTTATCAGACAATCAAACATCACAATATTACCTTTTCCCATGACAAATGTATTCTTGTCTAGTATCAAAGCGCCAGGTGCCAATAAATTCGGATAGTCAACATTCAAGTTTGTGATTTTTTTGACAAGAGTCTGAATAACATGAGGATTCCCGATGGCAAACACAATGCTTATATTACCATGATAAGCATTCAGCTCATTTATGCCACCAATAACTTTGGCATAATAAGCATCATATCCAATAGGATAACCATCATCATAGTAACCTACCAGATTCCACTCCTCCTTAATTACATTTATAGAATTTATCAAACAGGCAACAGTTTTACCAAAACCTCCTGCTCCATAGATTGCAATATTTTTCATCTTATCCACCATTTATCTCTAATTTGTACCATTAAATCTCACAGTCGTGGCCATACCTTCTTTACTGATTCCTTCCCTTATAAAAACTTTCTTTATTGTCAGAAAGATTATTTTTACATCTAACCGAAAAGAGCAATGATCCACATACCAGACGTCCAACTCAAATTTTTTAGTCCACGAAATAGCATTGCGCCCATTTACCTGTGCCCATCCGGTTATCCCAGGTCGAACTTCATGTCGACGGGCTTGTTCTTTAGAATAAAGGGAGAGATATTGAGGTAATAAAGGTCTGGGGCCAACCAAAGCCATATCCCCTTTCAAGACATTTATTAATTGCGGAAGTTCATCAATAGAAGTAGAACGAACAAACCGACCCACCTTTGTTAATCGCTCTTTATCTGGCAACAGATTTCCATCAGCATCTCGTTCATCTGTCATAGATTTGAACTTAATAACTTTGAATATCCTAGCATTTTTACCCGGCCTTGCCTGAGTGAAAAAGACCCCTGCACCTTTATTGACAAAATGCAGCCAAATGGCAATGATTAACAATATTGGCCAGATGATAGACAACACGCAAAACACAATGATAAGGTCAATCACTCTTTTTAAGAAATACTTGTACATATATTAAGTAAGCACTCACTGTACGGCTATAATGTCCCAAAAGGTATTACAGCGCACATTGAGCTATTTTATTAATTAAACTTTAAGTTATTTTAAAACATTCACAGGTAAAAGTTAACCCATGTTCATAAAATTAGTTTTTTAATATTATGAAGCAAAAGTAAAGGATTAAAGATAATAGGTTAAAAACTATACAATGAGTGCTTACGGTTAATCCTTAAAATACATTTCTGTATTCTTATATGTGAAATCTTTACTTGCTTTTACAGAATTATTGCGGAGTTGAGTTTTGTATTCCTTGTCATCACGCAACTTCCTAATATAGAGTACCATTTTTTCAATATCTTTCTTTGGAATACAACGGCCACAGCCATATTTGTTAATTAACCGGTACATTTCAGTGTCATCATTCGAGATTGCCAAAAGAGGAACACCCACAGCCAAAAGATTGAAAGTCTTGCTTGGCACACTCACTTTAGAAACGTTCTCATCCAAAGTGACTACCCCTAGATCAGCCGATGCCAATGAGTATGGTAACATACTAAAGTCTTGAAACGGCATAAATCGTACGTTCTGCAGATTCGAATGATCCACATTCTCCATCAGTTCGGCTTTCTTCTTCCCGTCTCCAATAATCAGGAACTGCACATTTAGATCATCTATCATCTCCTTGGCTACATCCACGACACACTCTACACTATGGGTATAACCGATGTTTCCAGAGTACATAACGATGAACTTCCCATCAAGATTGTTCTGCTTGATGAAGACATTAGCCTCCTTAGCCACAGGTTTGAAATCATCAGAAACCGACCATAGCGGCACAATTTTTATTTTTTCAGCTGAACCATAGGCTGTCAGAACCTCCTTCATCCCTTCGCTCAAAGTATATATCTTCTCTGCCTTTTTATAAAGGCGTTTTTTCAGTATTACCCATATTTTATAAATAAAGTTTTTTTCACTTATGCCA encodes:
- a CDS encoding glycosyltransferase family 4 protein; the encoded protein is MMKKIVLVNQTSGFLVVDDLNAYCEKYDSVSVLCSRLRPGMRPVNPKINIDKICNYDRSSSAKRMATWLLASMQVFFKLLFKYRDCEVVYYTNPPMACFSALLLNNKFRIVEYDIYPDALKTIGISEKNFIYKIWVILKKRLYKKAEKIYTLSEGMKEVLTAYGSAEKIKIVPLWSVSDDFKPVAKEANVFIKQNNLDGKFIVMYSGNIGYTHSVECVVDVAKEMIDDLNVQFLIIGDGKKKAELMENVDHSNLQNVRFMPFQDFSMLPYSLASADLGVVTLDENVSKVSVPSKTFNLLAVGVPLLAISNDDTEMYRLINKYGCGRCIPKKDIEKMVLYIRKLRDDKEYKTQLRNNSVKASKDFTYKNTEMYFKD
- the fabD gene encoding ACP S-malonyltransferase, with amino-acid sequence MKAFIFPGQGCQKRGMGRELYENFPDAREFFERANTYFNRRITDVMFDGDEVELMETINTQPAVFLYEVVLALTQKEMRPDIVAGHSLGEFAALVVNNCITFEDGLNLVLNRALIAQKVCEEIKTGMGAVIGLSDEYVAKRVKEISEESGEVIYFANYNGPGQVVITGTKKGIRLACKAFMKEGAKKAVPLPIGGSFHSPFMKNAGIELGRIIEKTTFKRPTIPIYQCVDGLPHTNPEQIKKNLIEHITHPVLWTTIVNNMIKDGADSFYEVGTDDTLQKIVKRMCPDKEVYSLWDIPTYVKYKVLEV
- a CDS encoding sugar transferase encodes the protein MYKYFLKRVIDLIIVFCVLSIIWPILLIIAIWLHFVNKGAGVFFTQARPGKNARIFKVIKFKSMTDERDADGNLLPDKERLTKVGRFVRSTSIDELPQLINVLKGDMALVGPRPLLPQYLSLYSKEQARRHEVRPGITGWAQVNGRNAISWTKKFELDVWYVDHCSFRLDVKIIFLTIKKVFIREGISKEGMATTVRFNGTN